Proteins encoded within one genomic window of Rossellomorea vietnamensis:
- a CDS encoding spore germination protein translates to MPYQINIFNIKVNGVTQNGNVDIGPTVHNSHTANAKLFGANFSFGDFSPTGSQMNTGVLDPDVSDQDQIANPAIPYTVQV, encoded by the coding sequence ATGCCGTATCAGATCAACATATTTAATATCAAAGTCAATGGCGTGACGCAGAACGGGAACGTCGATATCGGGCCGACCGTTCACAACAGTCATACCGCCAATGCGAAATTATTCGGAGCCAACTTTTCATTCGGTGATTTCTCGCCTACCGGCTCACAGATGAATACAGGGGTACTCGATCCGGACGTCAGCGATCAAGACCAAATCGCCAACCCGGCCATCCCGTATACTGTTCAAGTTTAG
- a CDS encoding DUF4190 domain-containing protein, with translation MNHGNELKRKGLNGKAVVSVLLGILSIVMVIFPMAGAILGLVGVLLGLIGRSEVKQNGQEGKHLAILGIIFSLAGIVFSIWWVVMS, from the coding sequence ATGAATCATGGGAATGAGCTTAAGAGGAAAGGCTTGAATGGAAAAGCCGTGGTATCTGTCTTATTGGGGATTTTGTCCATTGTGATGGTGATTTTTCCTATGGCGGGGGCGATTCTCGGTCTGGTGGGGGTTCTACTTGGGTTGATCGGGCGGAGTGAAGTCAAACAGAATGGCCAGGAGGGGAAGCACCTGGCCATTCTTGGGATCATTTTCAGTTTGGCCGGCATTGTGTTCTCGATCTGGTGGGTGGTTATGTCGTAG
- a CDS encoding ABC transporter ATP-binding protein, which produces MSKERKPQRGGGHGGGFGPGGGNMMMMGQKPKNFKSTLKRLLGYLKPRRGQLIAVLFAAILSTVFAIIGPKIMGNAITELFEGAYAKFKGVPGAGIDFGRIGEILLLLAGLYVFSSIFSFIQQYIMSSVAQLTAYDLREDVNQKIEKLPLKYYDGRANGETLSRMTNDIDTISSTLQQSLTQFITSIVTIVGIIIMMLSISPLLTLISVVSLPVSVFAIRPILKRSQKHFADQQRTLGQLNGHIEEMFTGHQVVKAFGHEKKAGVEFDSVNDELYEAGSKAQFISGIIMPIMMFIGNISYVLISVVGGILVTNRAISIGDIQAFITYTRQFTQPITQTANIANIIQSTVAAAERVFELLDEEEEVKEETVAHLSRPEGEVAFEHVDFGYGENLLINDMNIHVKPGQTVAIVGPTGAGKTTLINLLMRFYELNGGQIKIDGIDTRSVPRSELRRSFGMVLQDTWLFKGTIRENIAYGKTGATEEEIMVASEMAHADHFIRTLPEGYDTVLNEEASNISQGQKQLITIARAILADPPIMILDEATSSVDTRTELLIQQAMNRLMEGRTSFVIAHRLSTIKDADLILVMDQGSVIEQGTHAELLRQNGFYADLYNSQFGEVAG; this is translated from the coding sequence ATGAGTAAGGAACGTAAACCTCAAAGAGGCGGAGGTCACGGAGGAGGATTCGGTCCAGGCGGCGGCAACATGATGATGATGGGGCAGAAGCCGAAGAATTTCAAGAGCACATTGAAACGGCTCCTCGGTTATCTAAAACCACGCCGTGGGCAGTTGATCGCTGTTCTTTTTGCCGCCATCTTAAGCACGGTGTTTGCCATCATCGGCCCGAAAATCATGGGGAACGCCATCACAGAATTATTCGAAGGAGCCTATGCAAAATTTAAAGGAGTGCCGGGAGCCGGGATTGATTTTGGCAGAATCGGTGAAATCCTGCTGTTGCTTGCAGGACTTTATGTGTTCAGCAGTATCTTTAGTTTTATCCAGCAATACATCATGTCGAGTGTCGCCCAGTTGACGGCGTATGACTTGAGGGAAGATGTGAATCAAAAGATCGAGAAGCTTCCACTGAAGTATTACGATGGCCGTGCGAACGGGGAGACCCTTAGCCGGATGACGAATGACATCGATACCATCAGCAGTACGCTGCAGCAAAGTCTGACCCAGTTCATCACATCGATCGTGACGATTGTCGGGATCATCATCATGATGCTATCGATCAGTCCCCTGTTGACCCTCATTTCGGTGGTCAGCTTACCGGTTTCCGTGTTTGCCATCCGTCCGATCTTGAAGCGGTCACAGAAACACTTTGCCGATCAACAGCGGACGCTTGGTCAATTGAATGGGCATATTGAAGAAATGTTCACCGGTCACCAGGTCGTGAAAGCCTTCGGTCATGAAAAGAAGGCAGGCGTGGAGTTCGATTCGGTGAACGATGAATTGTATGAAGCGGGAAGCAAAGCCCAGTTCATCTCCGGGATCATCATGCCGATCATGATGTTCATCGGAAACATCAGCTATGTGCTGATCAGTGTCGTCGGTGGGATCCTCGTCACGAACCGGGCGATTTCCATCGGGGACATCCAGGCGTTCATCACGTATACACGCCAGTTCACCCAGCCGATCACCCAGACGGCGAATATCGCCAACATCATCCAGTCGACGGTGGCAGCGGCGGAACGGGTATTCGAGCTTCTGGATGAGGAAGAAGAAGTGAAAGAAGAAACGGTCGCTCACCTTTCCCGTCCGGAAGGCGAGGTTGCGTTTGAACATGTGGACTTCGGTTATGGTGAGAATCTGTTGATCAACGATATGAACATCCATGTGAAACCCGGCCAGACGGTTGCCATCGTCGGACCGACCGGAGCGGGTAAAACGACGCTCATCAACCTGTTGATGCGGTTTTACGAACTGAACGGCGGGCAAATCAAGATCGACGGCATCGACACGAGGTCCGTCCCTCGAAGTGAATTGAGAAGAAGCTTCGGGATGGTGCTGCAGGATACGTGGCTGTTTAAGGGGACGATCCGGGAAAATATTGCGTACGGAAAGACGGGTGCGACAGAAGAGGAAATCATGGTGGCATCCGAGATGGCCCATGCGGATCATTTCATCCGTACTCTTCCGGAAGGTTATGATACAGTCCTGAATGAGGAAGCATCGAATATTTCTCAAGGACAGAAGCAGCTGATCACCATCGCACGGGCGATCCTTGCCGATCCTCCGATCATGATTCTGGATGAAGCGACCTCAAGCGTCGATACCCGGACCGAGCTATTGATCCAGCAGGCGATGAATCGCTTGATGGAAGGCAGAACGAGCTTTGTCATCGCTCACCGACTGTCGACGATCAAGGATGCGGATCTGATTCTCGTCATGGACCAAGGATCTGTCATCGAACAGGGGACGCATGCAGAATTACTCAGACAGAACGGTTTCTATGCAGATCTGTATAATAGTCAGTTTGGGGAAGTGGCTGGATAA
- a CDS encoding YitT family protein: MEQQIKSGLQHPKLTKLKIAKRGFFIVLGAIMMALGIEVFLVPNMIMDGGIVGISIILYNLTGIGLGLFIFLLNIPFFFLGYKQIGKTFTISTIIGISILSLATNYLHHVAAFTQDMLLATVFGGIVLGAGVGLVIRYGGALDGSEILAILLNKKFPFSVGEFIMLFNVFIFTWGGFVLGWDRAMYSVLAYVIAFKTIDIVIDGFDESKSAWIISDKDAEIGDAILARLGRGVTYLKGEGGYSGDDKRVIFCIVTRLEEAKLKSIVEELDPSAFLAVADINEVRGGRFKKKDIH, encoded by the coding sequence ATTGAACAACAGATCAAATCGGGTCTGCAGCACCCGAAGCTAACGAAATTAAAAATCGCGAAAAGAGGATTTTTCATCGTACTGGGTGCCATCATGATGGCCCTCGGGATCGAGGTTTTCCTTGTTCCAAATATGATTATGGACGGGGGAATCGTCGGGATTTCGATTATCCTCTATAACTTGACCGGCATCGGTCTCGGTCTCTTCATTTTCTTGCTGAACATCCCGTTTTTCTTCCTGGGATATAAGCAGATTGGAAAAACCTTTACGATTTCCACGATAATAGGGATTTCGATTCTTTCCTTGGCAACGAATTATCTTCATCATGTAGCTGCCTTCACACAAGATATGCTGCTTGCCACCGTGTTTGGCGGGATTGTACTGGGTGCCGGTGTAGGGTTGGTCATCCGGTATGGAGGGGCGCTTGACGGGAGTGAGATCCTTGCCATCCTCTTGAATAAAAAATTCCCCTTTTCCGTTGGGGAATTCATCATGTTGTTTAACGTATTCATTTTCACATGGGGAGGCTTCGTCCTCGGTTGGGACCGGGCCATGTACTCCGTCCTCGCCTATGTGATTGCATTCAAAACGATCGATATCGTCATCGACGGCTTTGACGAATCGAAATCAGCATGGATCATCAGTGATAAAGACGCAGAGATCGGTGATGCGATACTCGCCCGCCTCGGACGCGGTGTCACTTATTTAAAAGGGGAAGGCGGATACTCCGGAGACGACAAGCGAGTCATCTTCTGCATCGTCACCCGACTGGAAGAAGCCAAATTAAAATCGATCGTGGAAGAATTGGATCCTTCCGCATTCCTTGCTGTCGCAGATATCAATGAAGTGCGGGGTGGAAGATTTAAGAAGAAGGACATTCATTAA
- a CDS encoding ABC transporter ATP-binding protein, whose product MIKLLKHLSSYKWMIVGIFVLIFIQSMSTLYLPTLMSDIIDKGVVVGDIPYIWKIGGFMLVVSALGAVASIIASYYSSKAAVGLGRDVRRKLFYHIEKFSLQEFDEVGTASLITRTTNDITQVQQVVIMLLRMIISAPIMLVGGVIMAVLMDAKLSLVIILTMPVLVGSILLILYKGIPLFQTVQKKLDQLNLVLRENLTGIRVIRAFNREPEEKERLKRTNHELTDVSIKVNKIMAFMMPVMMLVMNMTVVAVIWFGGIRIDNGGMQIGDLMAFIQYVMQIMFALVMASMMFVMVPRADVSAKRINKVLEMTPSFKDNGTKRADVQEGTLEFDSVTFHYPGAEEPALSDVSFTAHPGETTAIIGGTGSGKTTLINLIPRFYEIASGTIRVNGVDIREASQEEIRSKLGLVPQKATLFTGTIAENIRFGKEEANDEEVAEAARIAQAEEFVSRMDGGFQAEIEQGGSNLSGGQKQRLSIARALVRKPDIYLFDDSFSALDYKTDARLRSSLKKETGEATVLIVAQRVSTVVDADRIIVLEKGRVAGIGTHQELLDSNEVYQEIVASQLSEEESA is encoded by the coding sequence ATGATCAAGCTTCTGAAACACTTATCCTCGTATAAATGGATGATCGTGGGGATCTTCGTTCTGATCTTCATTCAATCCATGTCGACGCTATACTTACCGACCCTCATGTCTGACATTATCGACAAAGGGGTCGTCGTCGGGGACATCCCGTATATATGGAAGATCGGCGGATTCATGCTCGTCGTGTCTGCTCTCGGTGCGGTGGCTTCCATCATTGCAAGCTACTATTCTTCAAAAGCAGCCGTCGGATTGGGACGCGATGTCCGCCGAAAGCTCTTTTATCATATTGAAAAATTCTCCTTACAGGAATTCGACGAAGTGGGGACCGCTTCCCTAATCACAAGAACGACGAATGATATCACACAGGTGCAGCAGGTCGTGATCATGCTGCTCCGGATGATCATCAGTGCTCCGATCATGCTGGTCGGCGGGGTCATCATGGCAGTGTTAATGGATGCCAAGCTATCCCTGGTCATTATCTTGACCATGCCGGTGTTGGTTGGCTCCATCCTGCTGATTTTATATAAAGGGATTCCATTATTTCAAACCGTCCAGAAAAAGCTGGATCAATTGAATCTCGTGCTTCGTGAGAACTTGACCGGTATCCGCGTCATCCGCGCCTTCAACCGTGAACCGGAAGAAAAGGAGCGCCTGAAACGGACGAATCATGAACTGACCGATGTGTCGATCAAGGTGAATAAAATCATGGCCTTCATGATGCCTGTGATGATGCTCGTCATGAATATGACCGTCGTCGCCGTCATCTGGTTCGGTGGCATCCGGATCGATAACGGCGGGATGCAGATCGGGGATTTGATGGCGTTCATTCAATACGTCATGCAAATCATGTTTGCCTTGGTCATGGCGTCGATGATGTTTGTCATGGTGCCACGTGCCGATGTGTCGGCGAAGCGGATCAACAAAGTGCTTGAAATGACGCCTTCTTTTAAAGATAACGGAACGAAAAGAGCAGACGTTCAGGAAGGGACATTGGAATTCGATTCGGTTACGTTCCATTATCCCGGTGCCGAAGAGCCTGCCCTGTCGGATGTCAGTTTTACCGCACATCCTGGTGAAACGACGGCCATCATTGGTGGGACCGGTTCAGGTAAAACGACGCTCATCAATCTGATCCCCCGATTTTATGAGATCGCGAGCGGCACGATCCGGGTCAATGGTGTGGACATCAGGGAAGCTTCCCAGGAAGAAATCCGGTCGAAGCTTGGACTTGTGCCTCAGAAAGCGACTCTTTTTACCGGCACAATTGCAGAAAATATCCGCTTCGGAAAAGAAGAGGCGAATGATGAAGAAGTGGCAGAGGCAGCCCGGATCGCCCAGGCGGAAGAATTCGTCAGCCGGATGGACGGGGGATTCCAGGCAGAAATCGAGCAGGGCGGATCGAATCTCTCAGGAGGTCAGAAACAGCGCTTGTCGATTGCTAGAGCCCTTGTGCGCAAACCGGATATTTATTTATTTGACGACAGTTTCTCAGCCCTCGATTATAAAACGGATGCCAGACTCCGTTCCTCGTTGAAAAAAGAAACCGGTGAGGCAACCGTGCTCATCGTTGCTCAAAGGGTGAGCACAGTAGTCGATGCCGACCGGATCATTGTGCTCGAGAAAGGAAGGGTGGCCGGGATTGGTACCCATCAGGAGCTGCTTGATTCCAATGAAGTGTACCAGGAAATCGTCGCATCACAGCTTTCAGAGGAGGAATCGGCATGA
- a CDS encoding lysozyme inhibitor LprI family protein has translation MKKSNWLTVTTLSAMVLVGMSACSQSSDEDAASKPESEAAAASTDSDDSQVEDTKESEGNEKAQSDERSVEESSPEQDPPVTKVEGKQAYLAKLDNIQKELDAMPDKKDSDKGATNAMKNYYGVSYEKYDDALNEIYSLLKEKLSPEVMAELKTEQVKWIEEKEAKAEKERLKYEGGTFENVAWYISLYESTKARCYELVEEYMQK, from the coding sequence ATGAAGAAAAGCAATTGGTTGACCGTCACCACTTTATCAGCGATGGTCCTCGTCGGAATGTCTGCCTGTAGTCAATCTTCTGATGAGGATGCCGCCAGTAAACCTGAATCTGAGGCGGCTGCAGCGAGTACGGATTCAGATGATTCACAGGTGGAAGATACGAAGGAATCCGAGGGTAACGAGAAGGCTCAGTCAGATGAGAGATCCGTTGAAGAGAGTAGTCCGGAACAGGATCCACCCGTCACAAAGGTGGAAGGAAAACAGGCATACTTAGCTAAACTGGACAACATCCAGAAGGAACTGGATGCCATGCCTGATAAGAAGGATTCAGATAAAGGTGCCACGAACGCCATGAAAAACTACTATGGCGTATCCTACGAAAAATATGACGATGCGTTGAATGAGATATACTCCCTTCTGAAAGAAAAGTTGTCTCCAGAAGTCATGGCAGAGTTAAAAACGGAACAAGTGAAATGGATCGAGGAAAAAGAAGCGAAAGCAGAGAAAGAAAGATTGAAGTATGAAGGCGGCACGTTTGAAAATGTGGCGTGGTATATCTCGTTATATGAATCGACGAAGGCTCGTTGTTATGAGTTGGTGGAGGAGTATATGCAGAAATAA
- a CDS encoding spore germination protein — protein MKVNSVSGNGSITIGEAVHNSHTSNNKSQGINSSYGDTSPTESMMENVYIDPDVNDQSDLGNADSVNAGAPLPVPVPVPVDPRETEEEDPHAVSDQHI, from the coding sequence ATGAAGGTAAATAGCGTCTCGGGCAATGGTTCGATCACCATTGGAGAAGCCGTTCATAACAGTCATACGTCGAATAATAAGTCCCAGGGAATCAACTCTTCCTATGGTGATACGTCCCCTACAGAATCAATGATGGAAAATGTATATATCGATCCAGATGTGAACGATCAATCCGATTTAGGCAATGCGGATTCAGTCAATGCGGGAGCACCTTTGCCGGTTCCTGTTCCTGTACCCGTAGACCCAAGAGAAACCGAAGAGGAGGATCCTCATGCCGTATCAGATCAACATATTTAA
- a CDS encoding STAS domain-containing protein: MANNYLSKECVTDFLKANREDFQQKLLSEAVNVRGKISDILEKGNIDLLKNAELVAHYIVENKEEELIAFAKVEGIAWAQHALTLAFKLEWVHAIRRTLWHFLYQYDEQFGEDESPRKTFFDLEKRINDNVDQFLNNFFISYSNYKDEQLMSQKKLVQNLSVPIIPIHSTIAVLPLIGMIDSYRVNALEEKVLMEIGSMRIQTLIIDLSGMADMELDVLFQFEKILSGINMMGCKAILTGLRVELVRKIVDSGIEFDSLVEIKGTLQQTLKEHL; this comes from the coding sequence ATGGCTAACAACTACCTGAGTAAGGAATGTGTAACGGATTTCCTTAAGGCGAATAGAGAGGACTTTCAACAGAAACTATTATCTGAAGCTGTAAATGTTAGAGGGAAAATCAGTGATATACTTGAAAAAGGTAACATTGATCTGTTAAAGAATGCCGAACTTGTCGCTCACTACATTGTTGAAAACAAAGAAGAAGAGCTGATTGCATTTGCGAAGGTAGAGGGGATTGCCTGGGCGCAGCATGCCCTTACACTGGCATTCAAACTCGAATGGGTCCATGCCATAAGGAGGACACTTTGGCATTTCCTTTATCAATATGATGAGCAGTTTGGAGAGGATGAATCTCCACGAAAGACCTTCTTTGACTTGGAAAAAAGGATCAATGACAACGTGGATCAATTCCTGAATAACTTCTTTATCAGTTACTCGAACTATAAAGATGAACAGCTGATGTCCCAGAAAAAACTGGTGCAGAATCTATCCGTACCGATCATTCCGATTCATAGTACGATTGCGGTATTGCCTCTGATCGGAATGATCGATTCTTACCGGGTCAATGCCTTGGAAGAAAAAGTGTTGATGGAAATCGGTTCGATGAGAATCCAAACCCTTATTATCGACTTATCGGGTATGGCAGATATGGAATTGGACGTCCTATTTCAATTTGAGAAGATTCTAAGCGGAATCAATATGATGGGCTGCAAAGCGATCCTTACAGGGCTCAGGGTAGAACTTGTCAGAAAAATAGTCGATTCAGGAATCGAATTTGACAGTCTAGTAGAGATAAAGGGTACACTACAACAAACGCTGAAGGAACATTTGTAA
- a CDS encoding MarR family winged helix-turn-helix transcriptional regulator translates to MENQQITPALQLLRSFSRVNKTMMRFVQKTAADNGLSVPQYTILVTIAPEGELTQKTIGERTFLPKSTLSTAVDGLVQAGFLHRQQVEDNRREMLLSLSHQGETMLKGIHNKEGSIHQLTEGAVETLSEEEFAGLLEAHERIADYFDEKGKEEDAT, encoded by the coding sequence ATGGAAAATCAGCAGATCACTCCTGCACTGCAATTATTGCGCTCCTTTTCACGGGTGAATAAGACGATGATGCGGTTCGTCCAGAAAACGGCTGCAGACAACGGCTTATCCGTCCCGCAATATACGATATTGGTGACGATCGCCCCTGAGGGAGAGCTGACTCAGAAGACGATCGGGGAGAGGACCTTCTTACCGAAAAGCACGCTCAGTACAGCCGTGGATGGGCTGGTTCAGGCAGGATTTCTCCACCGGCAGCAGGTGGAAGACAATCGCCGGGAAATGCTTCTTTCCCTGAGCCATCAGGGGGAGACGATGCTAAAAGGCATTCATAACAAGGAAGGCAGCATCCACCAGCTGACGGAGGGGGCAGTGGAAACGCTGTCCGAAGAAGAGTTCGCCGGCCTGCTGGAGGCCCATGAGAGGATTGCCGACTATTTTGATGAAAAAGGGAAAGAGGAGGATGCGACATGA
- a CDS encoding Hsp20/alpha crystallin family protein, whose amino-acid sequence MDMEKMKKWLELTNQYKSDNFWNSVFENNNPSQFFSTDDEFPRYDVYQNESHVCIILDAPGITQDDIKFSLNSNTNLLIKGMIRPVYPIEMEVKAERFRGEFERTIPLPEPAEAKSINIQFLNGLIQVAYPRKIEDVSLHGGSQ is encoded by the coding sequence ATGGATATGGAAAAAATGAAAAAATGGCTGGAACTCACCAACCAATACAAAAGCGATAATTTCTGGAACAGCGTATTCGAAAACAATAACCCTTCCCAGTTCTTTTCTACAGATGACGAATTCCCCCGTTATGATGTGTATCAGAACGAATCCCATGTGTGCATCATCCTGGATGCTCCGGGGATCACCCAAGATGATATTAAGTTTTCATTGAATTCCAATACAAACCTTCTGATAAAAGGGATGATCAGACCCGTATATCCGATAGAAATGGAAGTCAAGGCAGAGCGGTTCAGAGGGGAATTCGAACGAACAATTCCCCTCCCGGAACCGGCCGAAGCGAAATCCATCAACATCCAGTTTCTCAATGGCCTCATCCAAGTGGCCTACCCCCGGAAAATAGAAGACGTTTCATTACACGGAGGCTCACAATGA
- a CDS encoding ATP-binding protein produces MVETVHHLILHVVFILFTILLFQMFTSESDGDTRGFPVPFFLMNLVVLAVTMAFPEVYSSGYVYDFKVIPVILAFLYGGKRVGISTFFAMLVIGWFTDHVWIFLLINYAIYSMLLIPLSTWYRKLSWKSKMLLISGFYLFIPVTRSIYLLTHQETEQLLFMASSTSIIWITLILSIYLIENRLEQIRVKKELIKAEKFNVVSELAASVAHEIRNPMTTVRGFMQLLQRETLTDQQKSFIDISIQELDHAQDVINQYLSLAKPQTEEYEVFSLSETMNESVDVMTTYAVMNSIKINKNIEEDLMIRGMKLEVKQVLLNLLKNAIEAVKENGKITAAASRHHDGRMRIIVQDNGTGMPPEQLKVLGRPYYSTKEKGTGLGLTVSYQIVKRMKGEIKVESEPGVGTTFSVFFPGST; encoded by the coding sequence ATGGTAGAGACGGTCCATCATTTAATTTTGCATGTAGTATTTATCCTGTTTACCATTCTTCTATTTCAAATGTTTACGAGTGAATCGGATGGCGATACTAGAGGGTTTCCCGTCCCTTTTTTCCTGATGAATCTTGTTGTTCTCGCGGTGACGATGGCATTTCCCGAGGTATATTCAAGTGGTTATGTGTACGATTTTAAAGTGATCCCGGTGATCCTTGCCTTTCTCTATGGAGGGAAGAGGGTGGGAATCAGTACGTTTTTCGCCATGCTCGTCATCGGGTGGTTCACGGACCATGTATGGATCTTTCTGCTCATAAATTATGCGATTTACAGTATGCTGCTGATTCCGTTATCTACATGGTATCGAAAGTTATCCTGGAAAAGCAAAATGCTCCTGATATCAGGTTTTTATTTGTTCATCCCGGTTACCCGGTCCATCTATTTACTCACGCATCAAGAAACGGAGCAGCTTCTCTTTATGGCAAGCTCCACCTCCATCATATGGATCACCTTGATTCTGTCGATTTATCTGATTGAAAATCGACTGGAACAGATCAGGGTCAAAAAGGAGCTCATCAAAGCGGAAAAGTTTAACGTAGTGAGCGAGCTGGCAGCATCTGTTGCCCATGAAATCCGGAATCCGATGACGACGGTGAGGGGATTCATGCAGCTCCTGCAGAGAGAAACGTTAACGGATCAGCAAAAGAGCTTTATCGATATTAGCATCCAGGAACTCGATCACGCCCAAGACGTCATCAATCAATACCTTTCCCTGGCAAAGCCCCAGACGGAGGAATACGAGGTGTTCAGTCTGTCCGAGACGATGAATGAATCCGTTGACGTCATGACGACCTATGCCGTGATGAACAGCATAAAAATCAATAAGAATATTGAAGAAGATTTGATGATCAGAGGGATGAAACTGGAGGTGAAGCAGGTCCTCCTCAATCTTTTGAAAAATGCCATCGAGGCGGTAAAAGAAAATGGGAAAATCACGGCTGCCGCGAGTCGCCATCATGACGGCCGGATGCGGATCATCGTTCAGGACAATGGAACCGGCATGCCGCCTGAACAACTCAAAGTACTCGGCAGGCCCTATTATTCCACGAAGGAAAAAGGGACGGGACTCGGACTCACGGTGAGCTATCAGATCGTGAAGCGAATGAAGGGTGAAATCAAAGTGGAAAGCGAACCAGGAGTGGGAACGACATTCAGCGTCTTTTTTCCAGGCAGTACATAA
- a CDS encoding MDR family MFS transporter produces the protein MNQETKQKSVVFALLIATFLTAIEGTIVSTAMPKIVEDLGGSELYTWVISVYLLAIVISTPVFGKLADLFGRKIMFTIGVSIFLAGSMLSGLSQSMEQLVLFRLIQGIGAGALTTLPFTIIGDVFTFEMRAKMQGWMSSVWGIAGITGPLAGGFIVDTISWHWIFYMNLPFGIVSLILLWTSLKENIEKKKHKIDYSGIFTFAISITAFLYALTLLKEEKHVTGGILTLLIVATVGISLFLWIESKAEEPMLPLTLFKNRFITISTIAGFLLGFILVAVTFYIPLWVQGVTGLNATMSGVTMLPMSITWPFAAVLSGKLMAKTSIGRITVMGISVITAGCLGLVLFTEHTIVPLMMVVTAVIGFGFGLSLTAFTVAVQSSVEWKVRGAAMGTFNLMRNLGQSIGIAVSGLWLSDQLSGHVLESSLHTVFMILVALALCAIVTAGVLLGEKGKELSLN, from the coding sequence ATGAACCAAGAAACCAAACAAAAATCCGTTGTATTTGCTTTATTAATCGCCACGTTCCTCACAGCCATAGAAGGAACGATCGTCAGTACGGCCATGCCGAAAATTGTGGAGGACTTGGGCGGAAGTGAGCTGTATACATGGGTCATTTCGGTCTACCTATTAGCCATAGTCATCAGTACACCCGTCTTCGGGAAGCTGGCTGATTTATTCGGAAGGAAGATCATGTTTACCATCGGGGTCAGTATTTTCCTGGCAGGTTCCATGCTCTCAGGGCTGTCGCAATCGATGGAACAGCTCGTTCTGTTTCGCTTGATCCAGGGAATTGGAGCGGGGGCGCTCACCACTTTGCCGTTTACGATCATCGGTGATGTATTTACCTTTGAAATGCGGGCCAAGATGCAGGGCTGGATGAGCAGCGTCTGGGGGATTGCCGGCATAACGGGACCACTTGCAGGCGGTTTCATTGTCGACACGATCTCATGGCATTGGATCTTTTATATGAATCTGCCATTTGGTATCGTGTCCCTCATCCTATTATGGACATCATTAAAGGAAAACATAGAAAAGAAGAAACACAAAATCGACTATAGCGGGATTTTTACTTTTGCCATCAGTATTACCGCCTTCCTTTATGCTTTGACTCTTTTAAAGGAAGAAAAGCACGTGACAGGTGGAATACTCACATTACTGATTGTGGCAACCGTTGGAATCAGCCTGTTTCTCTGGATTGAATCCAAGGCGGAAGAGCCGATGCTGCCACTCACCTTATTCAAGAATCGCTTTATCACCATCTCGACGATTGCCGGTTTCCTGCTGGGCTTCATCCTGGTTGCCGTTACTTTCTATATCCCTTTATGGGTCCAGGGCGTCACCGGTTTAAACGCCACCATGTCCGGTGTGACGATGCTGCCGATGTCGATTACCTGGCCGTTCGCCGCAGTGCTGTCGGGTAAGTTGATGGCGAAAACCTCCATCGGACGAATCACCGTGATGGGGATTTCCGTCATTACAGCAGGCTGCCTCGGGTTGGTTTTATTTACGGAACATACGATTGTTCCGTTGATGATGGTGGTCACTGCCGTCATTGGCTTTGGTTTCGGTTTGTCCCTGACAGCCTTCACGGTCGCCGTCCAATCCTCCGTTGAATGGAAGGTCCGGGGAGCCGCCATGGGGACATTCAATTTAATGCGAAACCTCGGGCAGTCCATCGGGATCGCGGTTTCTGGCCTGTGGCTGAGCGATCAGTTAAGCGGACACGTGCTGGAGTCAAGTCTCCACACCGTCTTCATGATCCTCGTGGCATTAGCACTATGCGCCATCGTCACAGCAGGAGTCCTACTCGGTGAAAAAGGGAAGGAGCTTTCATTGAATTAG